A window of the Tenebrio molitor chromosome 1, icTenMoli1.1, whole genome shotgun sequence genome harbors these coding sequences:
- the Ppt1 gene encoding palmitoyl-protein thioesterase 1: MNGTIFKYLTFTFLFNILSAYAVKDGNFTPIVLWHGMGDSCCFSFSLGAVKEKLEQTLPGVHVVSLRIGGSEISDVENGYFLHPDKQIQMACDLIKSDSLLENGFNAIGFSQGAQFLRALVQRCPTVKVKNLISLGGQHQGVYGLPNCGSLSNTLCDYVRRLLNHAAYLDWVQKALVQATYWHDPLHEQEYQNYSSFLSDINNELTINNDYVQRLQKLDNLILVKFENDTIVEPVETEWFGFYKPGQSEIIQTLKESPLYTEDRLGLRKLDENSKLQLLGTPGNHLKFEWSWFEENIINPYLKN; the protein is encoded by the exons ATGaatggaacaatttttaagtacttgacatttacatttttgtttaacattttaaGTGCATACGCTGTTAAAGATGGCAATTTTACACCTATCGTTTTGTGGCACGGAATGG GCGACAGCTGCTGCTTTTCATTTAGTCTGGGCGCTGTTAAGGAAAAATTAGAACAAACTCTTCCTGGCGTCCATGTCGTCTCCTTACGTATCGGTGGTTCTGAAATTTCTGATGTAGAAAATGGCTACTTTCTTCATCCAgataaacaaattcaaatggCTTGTGATTTGATAAAATCCGATTCTTTGTTGGAAAACGGATTTAATGCCATAGGATTTTCACAAGGCGCACAGTTTTT GCGAGCCCTAGTCCAAAGATGTCCTACAGTTAAggtaaagaatttaatttcattaggaggTCAGCATCAAGGAGTTTATGGTTTACCTAATTGTGGTTCTCTATCGAACACACTCTGTGACTATGTTAGAAGGCTGCTTAATCATGCTGCTTATTTAGA TTGGGTTCAGAAGGCTCTAGTCCAGGCAACTTACTGGCATGATCCTCTTCACGAACAAGAATATCAAAACTATAGTTCATTCTTATCTGACATAAACAATGAGCTGACAATTAACAATGACTATGTTCAAAGATTACAGAAattagataatttaattcttgtaaaatttgaaaatgacaCCATAGTTGAACCTGTAGAGACGGAATGGTTCGGTTTTTATAAACCGGGACAATCTGAAATTATTCAGACATTGAAGGAATCCCCTCTATATACCgaa gATCGCTTAGGCCTTCGAAAACTTGACGAAAATTCGAAACTTCAGTTATTAGGTACACCAGGAAATCACTTAAAGTTTGAATGGTCTtggtttgaagaaaacataataaatccatatttaaaaaattaa